The following proteins are encoded in a genomic region of Spirosoma sp. SC4-14:
- a CDS encoding transketolase, whose protein sequence is MTTEAIDLQTLQGQLRLKILGLYHQAHAGHIGCSLSCVDLMIGTLVMRKREQDTFLLSKGHAAASLYACLNYTGEISDEVLESYYKNGTTLPAHPAPNQHKGIPFATGSLGHGLPIGSGIAHASKLLNDDSRVFVLMSDGETNEGTTWEAAHFAVQRGLDNLVVLIDKNGLQGFDQTANVLGDTADVRTWATMGFDTYEVDGHNVPEILKTIDQVTQSANGKPKVVIAKTVKGKGVSYMENRLEWHYLPMTPAQYEQAHAEVSERYLSAQVA, encoded by the coding sequence TTGACAACAGAAGCCATCGATCTGCAAACACTTCAGGGCCAGCTTCGGCTAAAAATTCTGGGTTTATATCATCAGGCTCATGCTGGTCATATCGGCTGTTCACTCAGTTGCGTCGACCTGATGATTGGCACGCTGGTGATGCGCAAACGCGAGCAGGATACGTTTCTGCTTTCGAAAGGCCATGCAGCGGCCTCACTCTATGCCTGCCTGAATTATACAGGCGAAATTTCGGACGAGGTGCTGGAAAGTTACTACAAGAACGGAACGACGCTCCCGGCTCACCCCGCCCCCAATCAACATAAAGGCATTCCTTTTGCCACCGGTTCACTCGGCCATGGTTTACCCATTGGATCGGGTATTGCTCATGCCAGCAAATTGCTGAACGACGATTCACGCGTGTTTGTGCTGATGTCTGACGGCGAAACCAATGAAGGAACAACCTGGGAAGCAGCTCATTTCGCCGTTCAGCGAGGCCTCGACAATCTGGTTGTGCTGATCGATAAAAACGGATTGCAGGGATTCGATCAAACAGCCAATGTGCTGGGCGACACCGCCGATGTACGTACCTGGGCAACTATGGGTTTCGACACCTACGAGGTCGATGGTCATAATGTGCCGGAAATTCTGAAAACCATAGATCAGGTCACCCAATCGGCAAACGGTAAGCCCAAAGTCGTCATCGCCAAAACCGTGAAAGGGAAAGGCGTTTCGTACATGGAAAACCGGCTCGAATGGCACTATCTGCCCATGACACCGGCTCAGTATGAACAGGCTCATGCCGAAGTGAGCGAGCGCTATTTATCGGCTCAGGTAGCCTGA